In one Cellulomonas sp. JZ18 genomic region, the following are encoded:
- the sufC gene encoding Fe-S cluster assembly ATPase SufC: MSTLEIRDLHVSVETKEGAKPILRGVDLTVNSGETHAIMGPNGSGKSTLAYSLAGHPKYEITSGTVLLDGEDVLEMSVDERARAGMFLAMQYPVEVPGVSVSNFLRTAKTAIDGEAPPLRTWVKDVRGAMDALRMDSSFAERSVNEGFSGGEKKRHEILQMELLKPRFAILDETDSGLDVDALRIVSEGVNRVRQSTDVGVLLITHYTRILRYIKPDFVHVFVDGKIAEEGGPELAERLENEGYDRFLTSATA; the protein is encoded by the coding sequence ATGTCCACCCTGGAGATCCGCGACCTGCACGTCAGCGTCGAGACCAAGGAAGGCGCCAAGCCGATCCTGCGCGGCGTCGACCTCACCGTGAACAGCGGCGAGACCCACGCGATCATGGGCCCCAACGGGTCCGGCAAGTCCACGCTGGCGTACTCGCTCGCCGGCCACCCGAAGTACGAGATCACCTCCGGCACCGTCCTGCTCGACGGCGAGGACGTGCTCGAGATGAGCGTCGACGAGCGCGCCCGCGCGGGCATGTTCCTGGCGATGCAGTACCCGGTCGAGGTGCCGGGCGTGTCGGTGTCGAACTTCCTGCGCACCGCCAAGACCGCCATCGACGGCGAGGCCCCGCCGCTGCGCACGTGGGTCAAGGACGTGCGCGGCGCCATGGACGCGCTGCGCATGGACTCCTCGTTCGCGGAGCGCTCGGTCAACGAGGGCTTCTCGGGCGGTGAGAAGAAGCGCCACGAGATCCTGCAGATGGAGCTCCTCAAGCCGCGCTTCGCGATCCTCGACGAGACCGACTCCGGCCTCGACGTCGACGCGCTGCGGATCGTCTCGGAGGGCGTGAACCGCGTCCGCCAGTCGACCGACGTCGGCGTGCTGCTCATCACGCACTACACGCGCATCCTGCGCTACATCAAGCCCGACTTCGTGCACGTCTTCGTCGACGGCAAGATCGCCGAGGAGGGCGGCCCGGAGCTGGCCGAGCGCCTCGAGAACGAGGGCTACGACCGGTTCCTCACGTCCGCCACGGCCTGA
- a CDS encoding heme A synthase translates to MSTTSATPPVAPPSPNLLERLRPRWTVPAVVANLVAQVVIVVTGGAVRLTGSGLGCSTWPQCEPGQFAPVFHEAMSIHTVVEFGNRTLTGVLVVVAAAVALLAGLDRRRPAAYRAWAWAPIAGVVLQAVIGGITVLVHLHPAVVGSHFLISMALVAVSAWLLVRTREGDGAPVRVADAGTRALAVVLGAVGAVVLVLGVVVTGAGPHSGDEEVGYRFAVDPYAMARVHALSVWAFVALLVVVLVRLARVRGAAGTPTYTGADGGAQPARGIVPDHGDADAAALARARRSGLVLLVVTLAQGGVGYVQLFTGLPIALVNLHMLGAAVLTAVLALFLGTLRVRPAVGAPAEAVAPVGPAAT, encoded by the coding sequence GTGAGCACGACCTCCGCCACGCCTCCCGTCGCACCGCCGTCGCCGAACCTGCTGGAGCGGCTGCGGCCGCGCTGGACGGTCCCCGCCGTCGTGGCGAACCTCGTGGCCCAGGTCGTCATCGTGGTGACGGGCGGGGCGGTGCGGCTCACGGGCTCCGGGCTCGGCTGCTCGACGTGGCCGCAGTGCGAGCCCGGGCAGTTCGCCCCCGTCTTCCACGAGGCGATGTCGATCCACACCGTCGTCGAGTTCGGCAACCGCACCCTCACCGGCGTGCTCGTCGTCGTCGCGGCGGCCGTCGCCCTGCTCGCCGGGCTCGACCGGCGCCGCCCGGCCGCCTACCGCGCGTGGGCCTGGGCGCCGATCGCGGGCGTCGTGCTGCAGGCGGTCATCGGCGGCATCACCGTGCTCGTGCACCTGCACCCGGCGGTGGTCGGGTCGCACTTCCTCATCTCGATGGCGCTCGTCGCGGTCTCGGCGTGGCTGCTCGTGCGGACCCGCGAGGGCGACGGCGCCCCCGTGCGCGTCGCCGACGCGGGCACGCGCGCGCTCGCCGTGGTCCTGGGCGCCGTGGGTGCGGTCGTGCTCGTCCTCGGCGTCGTCGTCACCGGTGCGGGCCCGCACTCCGGCGACGAGGAGGTCGGCTACCGCTTCGCCGTCGACCCGTACGCCATGGCCCGCGTCCACGCGCTGTCCGTGTGGGCGTTCGTCGCGCTGCTCGTCGTCGTGCTCGTGCGCCTGGCCCGGGTGCGCGGCGCGGCCGGCACGCCGACGTACACGGGTGCGGACGGCGGCGCCCAGCCGGCGCGGGGCATCGTGCCGGACCACGGCGACGCGGACGCGGCGGCCCTCGCCCGCGCGCGGCGCTCCGGCCTGGTGCTGCTCGTCGTCACGCTCGCCCAGGGCGGTGTCGGCTACGTGCAGCTGTTCACGGGGCTGCCGATCGCCCTGGTGAACCTGCACATGCTGGGCGCAGCGGTGCTCACCGCGGTCCTCGCGCTCTTCCTCGGCACGCTGCGCGTGCGTCCCGCGGTCGGTGCACCCGCAGAGGCGGTCGCCCCCGTCGGACCCGCCGCCACCTGA
- the sufD gene encoding Fe-S cluster assembly protein SufD, with amino-acid sequence MTTTTNEGAGVGLSTDHSRAVADGAHSHGVGTVPESSRAARRTSFDVADFPVPTGREEEWRFAPVDRFAPLFGAATDGVLSGHGVLTTVVEAPEARVEIVERDDARLGTAGRPGDRTAATSWASFERSTVVTLPRESVSSKVTSVVVEGSASEGIAAEPTATHLLVHAEPLSQGVVVIDHVGHANLTETVEIVAEDGAHLTVVSVQDWAEGTVHASSHRLRVGRDASVKHIVVTLGGDVVRVTPDAEFVGEGASVTMLGAYFADAEQHQEHRLFVDHAVPSCTSRVTYKGALQGAGAHTVWVGDVLIRAAAEGTDTYELNRNLVLTDGARADSVPNLEIETGVIEGAGHASATGRFDDEQLFYLRARGIPEADARRLVVRGFFAELIHEIGVPEVEERLIASIEAELEKSMSEILGTPRVEESVAVAPADEA; translated from the coding sequence ATGACGACCACCACGAACGAGGGCGCCGGCGTCGGCCTCTCGACCGACCACTCGCGCGCCGTCGCCGACGGTGCCCACAGCCACGGCGTGGGCACCGTCCCGGAGTCGTCGCGCGCCGCGCGCCGGACGAGCTTCGACGTCGCCGACTTCCCGGTCCCCACGGGCCGGGAGGAGGAGTGGCGGTTCGCGCCCGTCGACCGGTTCGCGCCGCTGTTCGGCGCGGCGACGGACGGCGTCCTGTCCGGTCACGGCGTCCTGACGACGGTCGTCGAGGCGCCCGAGGCGCGCGTCGAGATCGTCGAGCGCGACGACGCCCGCCTGGGCACCGCGGGCCGCCCCGGCGACCGCACGGCCGCGACCTCGTGGGCGTCCTTCGAGCGCTCGACGGTCGTGACGCTGCCCCGCGAGTCGGTCTCGTCGAAGGTCACGTCCGTGGTCGTCGAGGGGTCGGCGAGCGAGGGGATCGCCGCCGAGCCGACGGCGACGCACCTGCTCGTGCACGCCGAGCCGCTCTCGCAGGGCGTCGTCGTCATCGACCACGTGGGCCACGCGAACCTCACCGAGACGGTCGAGATCGTCGCGGAGGACGGCGCGCACCTCACGGTCGTGTCCGTGCAGGACTGGGCCGAGGGCACCGTGCACGCGTCCAGCCACCGCCTGCGCGTCGGCCGCGACGCGTCCGTCAAGCACATCGTGGTCACGCTCGGCGGCGACGTCGTGCGCGTCACGCCCGACGCCGAGTTCGTCGGCGAGGGCGCGTCCGTCACGATGCTGGGCGCGTACTTCGCGGACGCGGAGCAGCACCAGGAGCACCGTCTGTTCGTCGACCACGCGGTGCCCAGCTGCACCTCGCGCGTGACGTACAAGGGCGCGCTGCAGGGCGCCGGCGCGCACACCGTGTGGGTGGGCGACGTCCTCATCCGCGCGGCGGCCGAGGGCACCGACACCTACGAGCTCAACCGCAACCTCGTCCTCACGGACGGCGCCCGGGCGGACTCGGTCCCGAACCTGGAGATCGAGACGGGTGTCATCGAGGGCGCCGGCCACGCGAGCGCGACCGGCCGCTTCGACGACGAGCAGCTCTTCTACCTGCGCGCCCGGGGCATCCCCGAGGCCGACGCGCGCCGCCTGGTCGTGCGCGGGTTCTTCGCCGAGCTCATCCACGAGATCGGCGTGCCCGAGGTCGAGGAGCGCCTCATCGCCTCGATCGAGGCCGAGCTCGAGAAGTCGATGAGCGAGATCCTCGGCACCCCGCGGGTCGAGGAGTCCGTGGCGGTGGCGCCGGCGGACGAGGCATGA
- a CDS encoding ABC transporter ATP-binding protein has translation MPHSPAVEVRGLVKRYDGRTVVDGLDLSAEAGRVTAVLGPNGAGKTTTVECCEGLRTPDAGRVHVLGLDPVADGAALRPRVGVMLQDGGLPTAVRAREMLDHVARMYADPVSTDVLAERLGLGAFARTTVRRLSGGQRQRLALAVAVVGRPRVVFLDEPSAGMDPQSRRAVWELVRELRDEGVAVILTTHLMEEAEDLADHVVVVDHGRVIAEGTVAALLAGDGGASGRSPGATLVVRTALPVDAGDLRHALGDALVVEQRSATVLAVTGDVGPRTLAAVTAWLADRDVLATRLDLGPRTLEDVFLDLTGRSLR, from the coding sequence GTGCCGCACTCCCCCGCCGTCGAGGTCCGCGGGCTCGTCAAGCGCTACGACGGCCGGACCGTGGTCGACGGCCTCGACCTCAGCGCCGAGGCCGGCCGCGTGACCGCCGTGCTCGGGCCGAACGGCGCGGGCAAGACGACCACCGTCGAGTGCTGCGAGGGCCTGCGCACGCCGGACGCGGGCCGCGTGCACGTGCTCGGCCTCGACCCCGTCGCCGACGGGGCCGCGCTGCGGCCGCGCGTCGGGGTGATGCTCCAGGACGGCGGGCTGCCGACCGCGGTGCGGGCGCGCGAGATGCTCGACCACGTCGCCCGGATGTACGCCGACCCCGTGAGCACCGACGTGCTCGCCGAGCGCCTCGGCCTCGGCGCGTTCGCGCGGACCACCGTCCGCCGCCTGTCCGGCGGGCAGCGGCAGCGCCTGGCGCTGGCCGTCGCGGTCGTCGGACGTCCGCGCGTCGTCTTCCTCGACGAGCCCAGCGCCGGCATGGACCCGCAGTCGCGACGGGCCGTGTGGGAGCTCGTGCGCGAGCTGCGCGACGAGGGCGTCGCGGTGATCCTCACGACCCACCTCATGGAGGAGGCCGAGGACCTCGCCGACCACGTGGTCGTCGTGGACCACGGCCGCGTCATCGCCGAGGGGACCGTGGCCGCGCTGCTCGCCGGGGACGGCGGCGCGAGCGGCCGCTCACCCGGCGCGACGCTCGTCGTGCGCACCGCGCTCCCGGTCGACGCCGGCGACCTGCGGCACGCGCTCGGCGACGCGCTCGTGGTCGAGCAGCGCTCCGCCACGGTGCTCGCCGTCACCGGTGACGTGGGCCCGCGCACCCTCGCCGCGGTGACCGCGTGGCTCGCCGACCGCGACGTGCTCGCGACGCGCCTCGACCTCGGGCCGCGCACGCTCGAGGACGTCTTCCTCGACCTCACCGGACGGAGCCTGCGATGA
- a CDS encoding CTP synthase, producing MTERAYRLSGRSDISTRHIFVTGGVASSLGKGLTASSLGRLLRSRGLRVTMQKLDPYLNVDPGTMNPFQHGEVFVTEDGAETDLDVGHYERFLDVDLVGSANVTTGQVYSHVIAKERRGEYLGDTVQVIPHITDEIKARMRSQAGEDVDVIITEIGGTVGDIESQPFLEAARQVRHDLGRDNCFFLHVSLVPYIGPSGELKTKPTQHSVAALRSIGIQPDAIVLRADREVPESTKRKIALMCDVDVQGVVTAKDAPSIYDIPRVLHTEGLDAYVVQRLGLPFRDVDWSGWEDLLRRVHEPAHQVEIALVGKYIDLPDAYLSVTEALRAGGFHHDAKVTIRWVPSDECQTPEGAQEALGGVDAVLVPGGFGVRGIEGKLGALRWAREQKVPTLGLCLGLQCMVIEYARTVLGLEDASSTEFDPDTAHPVIATMEEQLAIVGGKGDLGGTMRLGAYDARLTPGSVVAEAYGAEQVSERHRHRYEVNNAYRDKLEDAGLVISGVSPDTSLVEFVELPREEHPYYVATQAHPEFKSRPTRAHPLFAGLVGAALAQRAGA from the coding sequence GTGACAGAGCGCGCGTACCGACTCTCCGGGCGGTCGGACATCTCGACCCGGCACATCTTCGTCACGGGGGGCGTCGCCTCCTCGCTCGGGAAGGGCCTGACGGCGAGCAGCCTCGGCCGCCTCCTCCGCTCGCGCGGCCTGCGGGTCACGATGCAGAAGCTCGACCCGTACCTCAACGTGGACCCGGGCACGATGAACCCGTTCCAGCACGGTGAGGTCTTCGTCACGGAGGACGGCGCGGAGACAGACCTCGACGTCGGCCACTACGAGCGGTTCCTCGACGTCGACCTCGTCGGCTCGGCGAACGTCACGACGGGGCAGGTCTACTCGCACGTGATCGCGAAGGAGCGGCGCGGCGAGTACCTCGGCGACACCGTCCAGGTCATCCCGCACATCACGGACGAGATCAAGGCCCGCATGCGCTCCCAGGCGGGTGAGGACGTCGACGTGATCATCACGGAGATCGGCGGCACCGTCGGCGACATCGAGTCGCAGCCGTTCCTCGAGGCGGCGCGCCAGGTCCGGCACGACCTGGGCCGCGACAACTGCTTCTTCCTGCACGTGTCGCTCGTGCCGTACATCGGCCCGTCGGGCGAGCTCAAGACGAAGCCGACGCAGCACTCGGTGGCGGCCCTGCGCAGCATCGGCATCCAGCCCGACGCGATCGTGCTGCGCGCCGACCGCGAGGTGCCCGAGTCGACCAAGCGCAAGATCGCGCTGATGTGCGACGTCGACGTGCAGGGCGTGGTCACCGCGAAGGACGCGCCGAGCATCTACGACATCCCGCGCGTGCTGCACACCGAGGGCCTCGACGCGTACGTCGTGCAGCGCCTCGGGCTGCCCTTCCGGGACGTCGACTGGAGCGGCTGGGAGGACCTCCTGCGCCGCGTGCACGAGCCCGCGCACCAGGTCGAGATCGCGCTCGTCGGCAAGTACATCGACCTGCCCGACGCGTACCTGTCGGTCACCGAGGCGCTGCGCGCCGGCGGCTTCCACCACGACGCGAAGGTCACCATCCGCTGGGTGCCCTCCGACGAGTGCCAGACGCCCGAGGGCGCGCAGGAGGCGCTCGGGGGCGTCGACGCGGTGCTGGTGCCCGGCGGCTTCGGCGTGCGCGGCATCGAGGGCAAGCTCGGCGCGCTGCGCTGGGCGCGCGAGCAGAAGGTGCCCACGCTCGGCCTGTGCCTCGGCCTGCAGTGCATGGTCATCGAGTACGCACGCACGGTCCTCGGCCTCGAGGACGCGTCGTCGACCGAGTTCGACCCGGACACCGCGCACCCGGTCATCGCGACGATGGAGGAGCAGCTCGCGATCGTCGGCGGCAAGGGCGACCTGGGCGGCACGATGCGGCTCGGCGCGTACGACGCGCGCCTGACGCCGGGGTCGGTGGTCGCGGAGGCGTACGGCGCCGAGCAGGTCTCCGAGCGGCACCGCCACCGCTACGAGGTCAACAACGCGTACCGCGACAAGCTCGAGGACGCGGGCCTGGTCATCTCCGGCGTGTCGCCCGACACGTCCCTCGTCGAGTTCGTGGAGCTGCCCCGCGAGGAGCACCCGTACTACGTCGCGACCCAGGCGCACCCGGAGTTCAAGTCCCGTCCGACCCGAGCGCACCCCCTGTTCGCCGGGCTCGTCGGCGCGGCGCTCGCGCAGCGGGCGGGGGCGTGA
- a CDS encoding metalloregulator ArsR/SmtB family transcription factor, with amino-acid sequence MLPVVVPAAPGELDAGTRRRVLQLVASDGPVSAADLASALDLTAAGVRRHLAALEQAGQVVVHESHGGARGRGRPARRYVVTGDGQATLSQRYAEIAAEALRFLADAAGPEAVERFAEQRVRELETRHAAAVAAAGEDVGARAHALADALARDGYAASARPVPGAAVVQLCQGHCPVQDVAAEFPQLCEAETRAFGRLLGVHVQRLSTLTTGGHVCTTSVPTRTTPTGGR; translated from the coding sequence ATGCTGCCCGTGGTCGTGCCCGCGGCGCCCGGCGAGCTCGACGCCGGCACCCGGCGCCGCGTGCTGCAGCTCGTCGCGAGCGACGGGCCCGTCAGCGCGGCCGACCTCGCGTCCGCCCTGGACCTCACCGCCGCCGGCGTGCGTCGTCACCTCGCCGCGCTCGAGCAGGCCGGCCAGGTCGTCGTGCACGAGAGCCACGGCGGGGCGCGCGGCCGCGGCCGTCCCGCGCGTCGCTACGTCGTGACCGGGGACGGGCAGGCGACGCTGTCGCAGCGCTACGCCGAGATCGCCGCCGAGGCCCTGCGGTTCCTCGCCGACGCCGCCGGGCCGGAGGCGGTCGAGCGCTTCGCCGAGCAGCGCGTGCGCGAGCTCGAGACGCGTCACGCGGCCGCCGTCGCCGCGGCCGGCGAGGACGTCGGCGCCCGGGCGCACGCCCTCGCCGACGCGCTCGCGCGGGACGGGTACGCCGCGTCGGCCCGTCCGGTGCCGGGCGCCGCCGTCGTCCAGCTGTGCCAGGGCCACTGCCCGGTGCAGGACGTCGCCGCCGAGTTCCCGCAGCTGTGCGAGGCCGAGACGCGCGCGTTCGGGCGCCTGCTCGGCGTGCACGTGCAGCGGCTGTCGACCCTGACGACCGGTGGGCACGTGTGCACCACGAGCGTGCCCACCCGCACGACCCCGACCGGCGGACGGTGA
- a CDS encoding NUDIX domain-containing protein — MSAPDPATLVDVPQERAVTARETVFAGRIWDVVRDTVELGDGPAVREYVAHPGAVAVLAMDDEDRVLLQSQYRHPVRQVLWEPPAGLLDVAGEERVVAAARELAEEADLEAGRWWRLAEFFSTPGGNDERITVFLARDLRPVPAQRRYERGEEEADLVPAWVPLDDAVTAVLEGRLRCPTTVTGVLAAAAARAQGWRTLTEVHLP; from the coding sequence GTGAGCGCGCCCGACCCCGCCACGCTCGTCGACGTCCCGCAGGAGCGTGCGGTCACCGCGCGCGAGACGGTCTTCGCGGGCCGCATCTGGGACGTCGTGCGGGACACCGTCGAGCTGGGCGACGGCCCCGCGGTGCGCGAGTACGTCGCGCACCCGGGGGCCGTGGCGGTGCTCGCCATGGACGACGAGGACCGCGTGCTCCTGCAGTCGCAGTACCGCCACCCGGTGCGGCAGGTGCTGTGGGAGCCGCCCGCGGGGCTGCTCGACGTCGCGGGCGAGGAGCGGGTCGTCGCCGCGGCGCGCGAGCTCGCGGAGGAGGCCGACCTCGAGGCGGGCCGCTGGTGGCGGCTCGCGGAGTTCTTCAGCACGCCGGGCGGCAACGACGAGCGGATCACCGTGTTCCTGGCCCGCGACCTGCGTCCGGTGCCCGCGCAGCGGCGCTACGAGCGCGGCGAGGAGGAGGCGGACCTCGTGCCCGCCTGGGTCCCGCTGGACGACGCCGTGACGGCGGTGCTCGAGGGCCGGCTGCGCTGCCCCACGACCGTGACGGGCGTGCTCGCGGCGGCCGCCGCCCGTGCCCAGGGCTGGCGCACCCTCACCGAGGTGCACCTGCCCTGA
- a CDS encoding ABC transporter permease has product MLAQAGFETRTILRNGEQLLVTVVIPVLALVGLVRGTFVEFDTAGASRVDFLTPGVLALAVMTSSFTSQAIATAFDRRNGVLRLMATTPLGRGGLLAGKVLGVLAVQVVQVVLVGGSAAALGWRPPGAGVALALVGVVLGTAAFTALALLVAGTLRAEAVLALANLLLLVLALGGGVIVPAADLPAPVAAVAAWLPSGALGDVLRGTLLEGALPLVPALVLAGWTAVLGTLAARVFRWH; this is encoded by the coding sequence GTGCTCGCCCAGGCCGGGTTCGAGACCCGCACGATCCTGCGTAACGGGGAGCAGCTGCTCGTCACCGTGGTGATCCCCGTGCTCGCGCTCGTCGGCCTCGTGCGCGGCACGTTCGTGGAGTTCGACACGGCCGGCGCGTCGCGCGTCGACTTCCTCACCCCCGGGGTGCTCGCACTCGCCGTCATGACGTCGTCCTTCACGTCCCAGGCCATCGCGACCGCGTTCGACCGGCGCAACGGCGTGCTGCGGCTCATGGCGACCACGCCGCTCGGACGCGGCGGGCTGCTCGCCGGCAAGGTGCTCGGCGTCCTGGCCGTGCAGGTGGTGCAGGTCGTGCTCGTCGGCGGGTCGGCCGCAGCGCTCGGGTGGCGGCCGCCCGGCGCCGGCGTCGCGCTCGCGCTGGTCGGGGTCGTGCTGGGCACGGCCGCGTTCACCGCCCTGGCGCTGCTCGTCGCCGGCACCCTGCGCGCCGAGGCGGTGCTCGCGCTCGCGAACCTCCTGCTCCTCGTCCTCGCGCTCGGCGGGGGCGTGATCGTCCCGGCCGCCGACCTGCCCGCTCCCGTCGCGGCGGTCGCCGCGTGGCTGCCGTCGGGGGCGCTCGGCGACGTGCTGCGCGGCACGCTCCTCGAGGGCGCCCTGCCGCTCGTGCCCGCGCTCGTCCTCGCCGGCTGGACGGCCGTGCTCGGCACGCTCGCCGCGCGCGTCTTCCGCTGGCACTGA
- a CDS encoding non-heme iron oxygenase ferredoxin subunit: MTAQLACMTDDVPVAGTLRVELEGETGPVEVAVVRDEAGEWHAISDVCSHGAVSLSEGEVEDCTVECWLHGSRFDLRSGKPLSPPAVRPVPVYPVTVDGERVLVDVDAPL; the protein is encoded by the coding sequence ATGACCGCTCAGCTGGCCTGCATGACCGACGACGTGCCCGTCGCCGGGACGCTGCGCGTCGAGCTCGAGGGCGAGACGGGACCCGTCGAGGTCGCCGTCGTGCGCGACGAGGCCGGCGAGTGGCACGCCATCAGCGACGTGTGCTCGCACGGCGCCGTCTCCCTCTCCGAGGGCGAGGTCGAGGACTGCACGGTCGAGTGCTGGCTGCACGGGTCGCGGTTCGACCTGCGCAGCGGCAAGCCGCTGTCGCCGCCGGCCGTCCGTCCCGTCCCCGTCTACCCCGTGACCGTCGACGGCGAGCGCGTGCTCGTCGACGTCGACGCCCCGCTCTGA
- the sufB gene encoding Fe-S cluster assembly protein SufB, translating to MSAPTDETATRPAATEPLSQDEAIASLGNYTYGWHDPDVAGASARRGLSEDVVRDISRLKNEPEWMLKTRLKALRMFDKKPMPWWGADLSGIDFDNIKYFVRSTEKQATSWEDLPEDIKNTYDRLGIPEAEKQRLVAGVAAQYESEVVYHQIQESLEEQGVIFLDTDTGLREHPEIFEQYFGSVVPPGDNKFASLNTATWSGGSFVYVPPGVHVEIPLQAYFRINTENMGQFERTLIIADEGSYVHYVEGCTAPIYQSDSLHSAVVEIVVKKNARVRYTTIQNWSNNVYNLVTKRATVAEGGTMEWVDGNIGSKVTMKYPAIYLMGEHARGETLSIAFAGEGQHQDAGSKMVHAAPHTSSSIVSKSVARGGGRTSYRGLVQILEGASHSASNVLCDALLVDQISRSDTYPYVDVREDDVSMGHEATVSRVSEDQLFYLMSRGMAETEAMAMIVRGFVEPIARELPMEYALELNRLIELQMEGSVG from the coding sequence ATGAGCGCACCCACGGACGAGACGGCCACCCGGCCGGCGGCGACCGAGCCGCTGAGCCAGGACGAGGCCATCGCCTCCCTCGGCAACTACACCTACGGCTGGCACGACCCGGACGTGGCCGGCGCGAGCGCGCGTCGCGGCCTGTCCGAGGACGTCGTGCGCGACATCTCCCGGCTCAAGAACGAGCCCGAGTGGATGCTGAAGACGCGCCTGAAGGCGCTGCGCATGTTCGACAAGAAGCCGATGCCCTGGTGGGGCGCGGACCTGTCGGGCATCGACTTCGACAACATCAAGTACTTCGTGCGCTCGACCGAGAAGCAGGCCACCAGCTGGGAGGACCTGCCCGAGGACATCAAGAACACGTACGACCGCCTCGGCATCCCGGAGGCGGAGAAGCAGCGCCTCGTCGCGGGCGTCGCCGCGCAGTACGAGTCCGAGGTCGTGTACCACCAGATCCAGGAGTCGCTCGAGGAGCAGGGCGTCATCTTCCTCGACACCGACACGGGCCTGCGCGAGCACCCGGAGATCTTCGAGCAGTACTTCGGCTCGGTCGTCCCCCCGGGCGACAACAAGTTCGCGTCGCTGAACACGGCCACGTGGTCCGGCGGCTCCTTCGTCTACGTGCCGCCGGGCGTGCACGTCGAGATCCCGCTGCAGGCCTACTTCCGCATCAACACGGAGAACATGGGCCAGTTCGAGCGGACGCTGATCATCGCCGACGAGGGCTCCTACGTGCACTACGTCGAGGGCTGCACGGCGCCGATCTACCAGTCGGACTCGCTGCACTCGGCCGTCGTCGAGATCGTCGTGAAGAAGAACGCCCGCGTGCGCTACACGACCATCCAGAACTGGTCGAACAACGTCTACAACCTCGTGACCAAGCGCGCCACGGTCGCCGAGGGCGGGACGATGGAGTGGGTCGACGGCAACATCGGCTCCAAGGTCACCATGAAGTACCCGGCGATCTACCTCATGGGCGAGCACGCGCGCGGCGAGACGCTGTCGATCGCGTTCGCGGGTGAGGGCCAGCACCAGGACGCCGGCTCGAAGATGGTCCACGCGGCCCCGCACACGTCGAGCTCGATCGTGTCGAAGTCGGTCGCGCGCGGCGGTGGCCGCACGTCGTACCGCGGTCTCGTGCAGATCCTCGAGGGCGCCTCGCACTCCGCGTCCAACGTGCTGTGCGATGCCCTGCTGGTCGACCAGATCTCGCGCTCGGACACGTACCCGTACGTCGACGTCCGCGAGGACGACGTGTCGATGGGCCACGAGGCGACCGTCTCGCGCGTCAGCGAGGACCAGCTGTTCTACCTGATGTCCCGGGGCATGGCCGAGACCGAGGCCATGGCGATGATCGTGCGCGGGTTCGTCGAGCCCATCGCGCGCGAGCTGCCCATGGAGTACGCGCTCGAGCTCAACCGCCTCATCGAGCTGCAGATGGAAGGATCCGTCGGCTGA